A single genomic interval of Daucus carota subsp. sativus chromosome 1, DH1 v3.0, whole genome shotgun sequence harbors:
- the LOC108213912 gene encoding uncharacterized protein LOC108213912: MFYLSEIDHTMRVPPSLLNLPLNEAIQGELERLFLDKVIANLGLVVSVYDIKSIDGGFVFPSDGASTYTVKFRLVVFRPFVGEVISAKLSESTINGLRLSLGFFDDIYVPVHLMPNPCHFEADAVNKNQVAWIWEYQEENYPIEAVDEIRFRVNNISYPPIPIEADKESHRFAPMVITGSLDADGLGPVSWWV, translated from the exons ATGTTCTACTTGAGTGAAATCGACCACACTATGCGAGTACCACCCAGTCTCCTCAACCTCCCTCTCAATGAAGCCATTCAAGGAGAGCTTGAGCGTCTCTTCTTAGACAAA GTTATTGCTAATTTGGGTCTTGTTGTATCTGTTTACGATATCAAGTCTATTGATGGCGGGTTTGTGTTCCCAAGTGACGGAGCATCCACCTACACG GTGAAGTTTAGATTGGTGGTTTTCCGACCGTTTGTTGGGGAGGTTATTTCGGCTAAGCTATCGGAGTCCACTATTAATGGTTTACGGC TATCACTTGGATTTTTTGATGACATATATGTTCCTGTCCATTTAATGCCAAATCCTTGCCATTTTGAGGCAGACGCAGTTAACAA GAATCAAGTTGCCTGGATATGGGAATATCAAGAAGAAAACTATCCCATAGAGGCAGTAGATGAG ATTAGGTTCAGAGTGAACAATATAAGCTATCCTCCTATACCAATTGAAGCAGATAAAGAGTCCCATCGCTTTGCACCCATGGTGATTACT GGTTCACTTGATGCTGATGGATTAGGTCCAGTCTCATGGTGGGTATAG
- the LOC135150173 gene encoding pectinesterase 1-like, producing MASLVALFGAVLVTILVLLVPKVVSDDFDSIPSDKSQLSAWFDKNVALASVRKDLDPALAMAESKQPRIIYVKQDGSGDFKTISEAIKSVPRSNPCRVIISIAGGNYFEKLLVDRYQTFVTLYGDPNDVPVISYNGDAKTYGTTNSGTLTVEATADYFMAVNLNIVNTAPRPDGRPLAQAVALRVSGKNGAFYNVKLQGFQDTLCDDAGNHLFKDSYIEGTVDFVFGNSKSLYLNTELHVLDGRQEDVITAHANDDPNADLGFSFVHCSVTGTTTKTYLGRTWRSHPKVIFSYTDMGDVVYPQGWSCLGRPQYAETAYFAEFENRGPGAMPEQRAGFVKKLSDADAKPFITLGHINASGWLLPPPTL from the exons ATGGCCAGTCTTGTTGCATTATTTGGTGCAGTTCTGGTCACAATCCTTGTGCTCTTGGTTCCTAAAGTTGTAAGTGATGACTTTGATTCAATTCCTTCAGATAAATCACAGTTGTCTGCGTGGTTCGATAAAAATGTTGCCCTGGCCAGCGTGCGTAAAGACTTGGATCCGGCCTTAGCCATGGCAGAATCGAAGCAGCCAAGAATTATCTATGTGAAGCAAGATGGAAGTGGAGATTTCAAGACAATCAGCGAGGCTATCAAGAGTGTTCCCAGAAGTAATCCGTGTCGCGTTATAATTAGCATTGCTGGAGGgaattattttgagaaattgTTGGTGGATCGTTACCAAACATTTGTTACACTCTATGGAGATCCGAATGATGTTCCGGTTATATCGTATAATGGTGATGCTAAAACATATGGAACTACGAATAGCGGGACTCTGACGGTTGAAGCCACAGCTGATTATTTCATGGCTGTTAATCTCAATATTGTA AATACAGCGCCAAGGCCGGATGGGCGACCTCTGGCACAAGCGGTGGCATTGAGAGTGAGTGGCAAAAATGGAGCATTCTACAACGTGAAACTGCAGGGGTTTCAGGACACGTTATGTGATGATGCGGGGAACCATTTGTTCAAGGACTCTTACATCGAAGGAACTGTGGATTTTGTATTTGGCAACTCGAAATCTTTGTATTTAAATACGGAACTACATGTATTGGATGGAAGACAAGAAGATGTGATCACCGCGCATGCAAACGATGATCCTAATGCAGATTTGGGATTCTCGTTTGTGCATTGCTCTGTAACAGGAACCACCACAAAGACCTACTTGGGTAGAACCTGGAGATCGCATCCTAAGGTGATTTTTTCGTATACTGATATGGGTGATGTTGTTTACCCTCAAGGCTGGTCGTGCCTAGGCAGACCACAGTATGCAGA AACTGCATATTTTGCGGAATTTGAGAACAGAGGACCAGGAGCGATGCCAGAGCAGCGCGCAGGTTTTGTAAAGAAGTTATCTGATGCTGATGCTAAACCATTCATAACTCTTGGGCATATTAATGCATCTGGATGGCTGCTTCCTCCTCCTACGCTTTAA
- the LOC108204025 gene encoding auxin-induced protein 22D-like, whose translation MEQESHVMKATELRLGLPGSDEPVKKSNNKRASSEMNNNLSNAEKEDHQESPVPPTKTQVVGWPPVRAYRKNVLRQKKTEADSSGMYVKVSMDGAPFLRKIDLKVYNNYTELLKAFENMFKCTIGVYCEKEGYNGSEDALTYEDKDGDWMLAGDVPWEMFIGSCRRMRIMKASEAKGLGCL comes from the exons ATGGAGCAAGAAAGCCATGTTATGAAAGCAACTGAGCTCAGGTTAGGGTTACCAGGATCCGATGAGCCCGTGAAGAAGAGTAACAACAAGCGAGCTTCATCAGAGATGAATAATAATTTGTCGAATGCTGAAAAGGAAGATCATCAAGAATCACCTGTCCCCCCAACCAA GACACAAGTCGTTGGTTGGCCACCAGTCAGAGCTTACCGCAAAAATGTTTTGCGACAAAAGAAGACGGAGGCAGATAGCAGCGGGATGTATGTTAAAGTGAGCATGGATGGAGCTCCGTTCCTCAGAAAGATCGATCTTAAGGTGTACAACAACTACACTGAGCTCTTAAAAGCCTTCGAAAACATGTTCAAGTGCACTATAG GTGTGTATTGTGAAAAAGAAGGATATAATGGATCTGAGGATGCCCTAACTTACGAAGATAAAGACGGGGACTGGATGCTAGCAGGAGATGTTCCATGGGAGATGTTTATTGGTTCCTGCAGAAGGATGAGGATTATGAAAGCCTCCGAAGCTAAAGGATTGGGATGTCTGTAA
- the LOC108205391 gene encoding U3 small nucleolar RNA-associated protein 18 homolog, with product MGLISQNSEKPNGVDKKKSKRKVLDEGEKVVEQESDVGNLGIKKNKKEKVENEEVIMKEEMERKKIENLLFGSLHFPVEFGKEEDVEEGGIGGEVDDPALFFMDRSADSRLSVYEDDEEFPGESKVEDVMEERKCVWVDDEEEKLSVNVGKVNRLRKLRKEEGESVITGAAYVSRLRAQHEKLNRGTDWARLDSREKEYDSGEDSDEESGVAVAKGYKDDEDVNDILRSNQDLVVKSGGKLMPGLLEYSKLVDANAEEPAAGPITSVQFHRNAQLLLTAGLDKRLRFFQIDGKRNTKIQSIFLEDCAIHKASFSPDGSQVFISGRRKFFYSFDLVKATVDKIGPLTGREEKSLEYFEVSPDSKTIAFIGNEGYILLVSAKTKELIGTLKMNGTCRSLAFAEGGQQLLSSGGDGHIYHWDLRTRTCFHKGVDEGCINSSFLCTSPSGNLFAAGSDSGIVNVYNREDFLGGKRKPLKTIENLTTRVGFMKFNHDAQILAISSSYASKSLKLVHIPSFTVFSNWPPPNKSLPNPYCLDFSPNGGFMAFGNSAGKVLLYKLHHYNRA from the coding sequence ATGGGTTTAATTTCACAAAATAGTGAAAAGCCTAATGGGGTTGATAAGAAAAAGAGTAAAAGGAAGGTTCTTGATGAAGGGGAGAAGGTGGTTGAGCAAGAATCTGATGTGGGTAATTTAGGAATtaagaaaaacaagaaggaGAAGGTTGAAAATGAGGAGGTGATAATGAAGGAGGAGATGGAGAGGAAGAAGATTGAGAATCTTTTGTTTGGGTCTTTGCATTTTCCGGTTGAGTTTGGGAAGGAGGAGGATGTCGAGGAGGGGGGTATTGGAGGGGAAGTGGATGATCCTGCTTTGTTTTTTATGGATAGGTCGGCGGATAGTCGTTTGTCGGTTTATGAGGATGATGAGGAATTTCCCGGGGAGAGTAAGGTGGAGGATGTGATGGAGGAACGGAAGTGTGTTTGGGTGGATGATGAGGAGGAGAAGTTGAGTGTAAATGTTGGGAAAGTTAATAGGTTGAGGAAGTTGAGGAAGGAAGAGGGGGAGAGTGTGATTACGGGTGCTGCGTATGTGTCGAGGTTAAGGGCTCAGCACGAGAAGCTTAACCGAGGGACTGATTGGGCTCGACTTGATTCGAGGGAAAAAGAATATGATTCTGGTGAGGATTCAGATGAGGAGTCTGGGGTTGCAGTAGCTAAGGGTTACAAGGATGATGAAGATGTCAATGATATTCTACGAAGTAATCAAGATCTTGTTGTGAAAAGCGGTGGAAAATTAATGCCTGGACTTCTTGAGTACTCGAAATTAGTTGATGCTAATGCAGAGGAACCTGCTGCTGGCCCAATTACTTCGGTCCAGTTCCATAGAAATGCACAACTTCTTTTAACTGCTGGATTGGATAAAAGGCTTAGATTTTTTCAGATTGATGGTAAAAGGAACACTAAAATTCAAAGCATATTTTTGGAAGATTGTGCGATACATAAGGCCTCTTTCTCACCTGATGGGTCTCAAGTTTTTATATCCGGAAGAAGGAAGTTTTTCTACAGTTTTGACTTGGTGAAAGCCACGGTAGATAAAATAGGCCCTTTGACGGGGAGGGAGGAGAAGAGTTTGGAATATTTTGAGGTCTCACCCGACTCTAAGACGATTGCTTTTATCGGCAATGAAGGCTATATTTTGCTAGTTTCTGCCAAAACGAAAGAATTGATCGGAACATTAAAGATGAATGGGACTTGTCGCTCTTTAGCTTTCGCTGAAGGTGGGCAACAATTACTAAGCTCAGGTGGTGATGGACATATCTACCACTGGGATTTGAGGACAAGGACTTGCTTCCATAAGGGTGTTGATGAAGGTTGCATAAATAGTTCATTTCTTTGTACATCCCCGAGTGGGAATTTGTTTGCTGCCGGTTCAGATAGTGGGATAGTGAACGTTTATAACCGCGAGGATTTTTTAGGGGGAAAGAGAAAACCTCTCAAGACAATTGAAAATTTAACAACAAGAGTTGGTTTTATGAAGTTCAATCATGATGCTCAGATATTAGCCATCAGCTCCAGTTATGCGAGTAAAAGTCTAAAGCTGGTTCATATTCCTTCATTCACTGTTTTCTCCAACTGGCCTCCACCAAATAAAAGTTTGCCCAATCCCTATTGTTTGGATTTCAGTCCCAATGGAGGTTTCATGGCTTTTGGTAATTCTGCAGGAAAGGTGCTACTGTACAAGCTGCATCACTATAATCGTGCATAG
- the LOC108222218 gene encoding glutamate receptor 2.8, with the protein MHLKKMALFFLFIHLLSLHAFLCTSQSQSNPQRKNTTFQVGVLLDLDSAIGSSGLSYLKMALSDFYEIHTNYSTRLALHVEDPKGHVVDSAALALKLLKEVKVDAIIGPQKSSQASFVLDLGDRAHVPVISFSATSPSLRRRTPYFIQTAQSDATQVGAIASIVKKFQWREAVVIFEDTDYGHGMIPYLANEFYDNDVRISYRSIIPLQPTEDFILKELYKMMTMQTRVFVVHMSRALAVRLFLKAQEIGMMSEGYAWIVSSGIMDMISSLDSHILESMQGVLGVRPQIPESENLDSFSYRLGRFSENASNIKQKTNLSFTGLWAYDTLWALALAAERVGYTNSISEYNPSHLNSTNLFDFETSETGPKILREMLVTRFRGLSGEFSLVNGQVEPASYQILNVVGGEAREVGTWSPSHGLSRTLKKNGKTYQVPNDLGGIIWPGESTHPPRGWEIHVGGKKLKIGVPVKDGFTEFLRAERDLQTNTTKASGHYIDLFDSVIKALPYSVQYEYVPFLIGIDGTYNDFVHQVFLEKFDAAVGDITITTNRSLYVDFTMPISEGGVSMIVPITYEDSNNKWTFLKPLKKDLWLTSIAFFIFTGFAVWVLEHRINTAFRGPPSQHVGMICWFPLSTVVFAHREKIMSNFARLVVVVWIFVVLILSSTYTASLSSRLTVQRLRPSYTDVEELIKNGNYVGYQAGSFIPGLLKSLGFEETKMKSYRFAEECSEALTKGSKQGGISAFFDVTPHAKLFVSKYCNKFMEVGPTYRTDGFAFVFRKGSPLVADVSRAIISVTEGKKISIIDPVCPESGSNMGSNSVSLESFEGLFAITGSVTATCLAVFLFLYLYKNRLFLQRIVANSSSTTWSKICAVCRHFDNRDLSSFPFSRSTHDSKFRLDNGSTLSPSTADLATSSHVQLATRPIPVATEGANHEITPPNPQDVV; encoded by the exons ATGCATTTAAAGAAGATGGCATTGTTTTTTCTGTTTATTCATCTCCTGAGTTTGCATGCCTTTTTGTGCACATCGCAATCTCAGAGTAATCCCCAGAGGAAAAATACGACATTTCAAGTCGGGGTGCTTCTTGATTTGGATTCAGCAATAGGAAGCAGTGGCTTAAGCTACTTGAAAATGGCACTTTCtgatttttatgaaattcaTACAAACTATTCTACCAGGCTTGCTCTCCATGTTGAGGACCCAAAGGGACATGTCGTTGATTCTGCTGCTTTAG CTCTGAAACTTCTGAAAGAGGTAAAGGTAGATGCAATAATTGGTCCACAGAAGTCTTCACAAGCCAGTTTTGTGCTAGATCTTGGCGATAGAGCCCATGTACCAGTCATTTCTTTTTCTGCAACAAGCCCTTCTCTACGTCGCAGGACTCCATACTTCATTCAAACAGCTCAAAGTGATGCTACTCAAGTAGGAGCCATTGCTTCTATAGTGAAAAAATTTCAGTGGAGAGAAGCAGTAGTTATATTTGAAGATACAGATTATGGGCATGGAATGATTCCATATCTAGCTAatgaattttatgataatgatGTGCGGATTTCATACAGAAGCATCATTCCTCTTCAGCCAACTGAGGATTTTATTCTAAAAGAGCTATATAAGATGATGACTATGCAGACAAGAGTGTTTGTGGTGCATATGTCGCGTGCTCTTGCTGTTCGCCTCTTTCTGAAAGCACAGGAAATAGGAATGATGAGTGAAGGTTATGCATGGATTGTTTCTAGTGGTATAATGGATATGATCTCCTCACTGGACTCGCATATATTGGAATCAATGCAAGGTGTACTGGGAGTCAGACCTCAGATTCCAGAGTCAGAAAATCTTGATTCTTTCTCTTACAGGTTAGGAAGATTCTCTGAGAACGCGTCAAATATCAAGCAAAAAACAAATCTAAGCTTCACTGGTTTATGGGCATACGACACTCTCTGGGCACTTGCATTAGCTGCAGAGCGAGTTGGATATACCAACTCAATTTCTGAATATAATCCAAGTCATTTAAATTCAACAAACCTATTTGATTTTGAAACCTCTGAAACGGGTCCTAAAATTCTCAGAGAAATGTTGGTGACGAGGTTCAGAGGACTCAGCGGTGAGTTCAGTCTTGTTAATGGACAAGTAGAGCCTGCATCATACCAGATACTCAATGTAGTAGGAGGGGAGGCCAGAGAAGTAGGAACCTGGTCTCCGAGCCATGGTTTATCTAGGACGCTGAAGAAAAATGGTAAAACTTATCAAGTTCCGAATGATCTTGGGGGCATCATATGGCCAGGAGAATCAACACATCCTCCCAGGGGATGGGAAATTCATGTTGGAGGAAAGAAGCTAAAAATTGGAGTTCCAGTCAAAGATGGTTTCACAGAATTTTTACGTGCAGAAAGAGACCTTCAAACCAATACAACCAAAGCTAGTGGACACTACATTGATCTGTTTGATTCTGTCATCAAAGCATTGCCCTATTCAGTCCAATATGAGTATGTTCCTTTTCTGATTGGAATTGATGGAACTTACAATGATTTTGTGCATCAAGTCTTTCTTGAG AAATTCGATGCTGCTGTGGGAGATATTACAATCACTACAAATAGATCACTGTATGTAGACTTCACAATGCCTATATCAGAAGGAGGAGTTTCTATGATTGTTCCGATCACATACGAGGATTCAAATAACAAATGGACGTTCTTAAAGCCCCTTAAGAAGGATCTGTGGTTAACCAGCATTGCATTCTTCATCTTCACCGGTTTTGCTGTTTGGGTTCTTGAACACCGGATAAATACTGCTTTCAGAGGTCCGCCTTCCCAGCATGTCGGCATGATCTGTTGGTTCCCCTTGTCCACCGTAGTGTTTGCTCACA GAGAGAAAATAATGAGCAACTTTGCCCGTCTGGTTGTTGTGGTCTGGATATTTGTGGTGCTCATTTTAAGCTCCACTTATACTGCTAGTTTATCATCAAGATTGACAGTACAGAGGCTCCGACCAAGTTACACAGATGTGGAGGAGCTTATTAAGAACGGAAACTACGTTGGCTATCAAGCAGGATCATTTATCCCCGGCCTCTTGAAAAGTTTGGGTTTTGAAGAAACGAAGATGAAATCTTACAGGTTTGCCGAAGAATGCAGTGAAGCTCTGACTAAAGGAAGTAAACAGGGAGGCATATCAGCATTTTTCGATGTCACACCCCATGCCAAGCTCTTTGTATCCAAATACTGCAACAAGTTCATGGAAGTTGGACCAACTTACCGAACAGATGGATTTGCATTC GTTTTTCGGAAAGGATCACCTTTAGTTGCTGATGTCTCGCGAGCCATAATCAGTGTTACAGAAGGTAAGAAGATATCTATAATTGATCCAGTGTGTCCAGAATCAGGAAGCAATATGGGATCCAACAGTGTGAGCTTGGAAAGCTTTGAAGGCCTGTTTGCAATCACTGGAAGTGTCACAGCAACATGCCTTGCTGTATTCTTGTTTCTTTACCTATACAAGAACAGACTGTTTCTTCAAAGAATTGTTGCGAATTCAAGCTCAACTACTTGGTCAAAAATCTGTGCAGTATGCAGACATTTTGACAACAGAgatctttcttcttttccttttaGCCGGAGTACTCATGACAGCAAGTTTCGACTTGACAATGGTAGCACCTTGTCGCCTTCAACTGCGGATTTGGCAACGAGTTCTCATGTACAGCTAGCAACTCGTCCAATACCAGTGGCAACTGAAGGTGCTAACCATGAGATTACTCCGCCAAACCCTCAAGATGTTGTATGA